One window of Micromonas commoda chromosome 1, complete sequence genomic DNA carries:
- a CDS encoding predicted protein produces MARARSLRAAVLLIALVLAPRLNTPHPARTDGAILLARGDDAAHRRHKDLAAPSRSFLTTLQSAVRVHRRSLAGDGRFVVHVVGAVAKIEGRVAWPYAGHHACDKTTMVLVGREMPDDDPPPDHVDGCDTRFVRGAYTPENLARGLDDPREALADMVILFNADAWGCQWRRTMLHLATPRRDLVSDSGSRTFGRFDDVTGAPVIVTGYERGDVGRIERMVGAERARWFSSSELRRCDEIVERMYGKKDDGKKDDANEGGNEDEGSFNDGELGTTVRSDIYEDDANVLQLGAPVVHWGTSPNRPEDNAPGDPNAFWFSFSPGLVSGEGSINGKGSAAGVGVVDGDLAVGVAAVVVVPLAAWCALRRR; encoded by the coding sequence atggcccgcgcccggtccctccgcgcggcggtcctcctcatcgcgctcgtcctcgcgccgcgtctcaACACgccgcaccccgcgcgcaccgacggcgccatcctcctcgctcgcggcgacgacgccgcgcatcgGCGGCACAAGGACCTCGCCGCTCCGTCCAGGTCTTTCCTCACGACCCTGCAGTCCGCGGTCAGGGTCCACCGGCGttcgctcgcgggcgacggccgcttcgtcgtgcacgtcgtcggcgccgtcgccaagatCGAGGGCAGAGTCGCGTGGCCCTACGCCGGCCATCACGCCTGCGATAAAACCACGATGGTCCTCGTCGGCCGGGAGATGCCGGACGACGATCCTCCCCCAGATCACGTCGACGGGTGCGACACGCGCTTCGTCCGCGGGGCGTACACCCCGGAGAACTTAGCGCGGGGTTtggacgacccgcgcgaggcgttggCGGACATGGTGATCCTCTtcaacgccgacgcgtggGGATGCCAGTGGCGACGGACGATGCTTCACCtcgcgacgcctcggcgcgaccTCGTGTCCGATTCGGGGTCGAGGACGTTTGGACGGTTCGACGACGTGACGGGGGCGCCCGTGATCGTGACGGGGtacgaacgcggcgacgtgggacGGATCGAGCGGATGGttggcgcggagcgcgcgcgttggTTCTCGTCGAGCGAGTTGCGAAGGTGCGACGAAATCGTCGAAAGAATGTACgggaagaaggacgacgggaagaaggacgacgcgaacgaaggGGGGAACGAAGACGAAGGTTCGTTTAACGACGGTGAATTAGGCACGACGGTTAGGAGCGACATATatgaggacgacgcgaacgtcctTCAATTAGGGGCGCCGGTGGTGCACTGGGGGACGTCCCCGAACAGGCCGGAGGATAATGCTCCGGGCGATCCAAACGCGTTTTGGTTTTCGTTTTCGCCCGGGCTGGTTTCCGGAGAGGGATCCATCAACGGAAAGGGATCGgcggccggcgtcggcgtggtgGACGGGGACCTGGCGGTGGgagtcgcggcggtcgtcgtcgtgccgctggcggcgtggtgcgcgctccggcggcggtag
- a CDS encoding predicted protein (Putative protein with hydroxyproline-rich glycoprotein (HRGP) motifs and TPR motifs) — MSEGGARRRASGGSHLERMASLVDYSSSDESDGDAWHPSHDRGTERRPPDPVPPTAAPTTHPPPPFAARSPSPPAPSEASPMDVGSPGTDNRGSRSPGEIETDPLPTTTTIHTTTTHTTTTRTTTHTTMRFNLGASPSPRHPTRRRSETVRNGPRSPGSGALGASAASRLASRRAANRRAAAVGSEGFAASSFASPNTKFDQTQTTASPKEEATFSGTPESPPPFDFFSPGGVDASGGRRRPGSGAAGFAASPPFSPNLFSPNLFSPNLSSPNPSPLSPNANANANPFSPNASFASDVSSGTPLAPGTFAMGASASSSSNRRTPTGKNGGKNGGRNGGKKNGDEGTRARTARTFEFTPPPPPPGSGSSFTPAASAGSAPPPATMPDLNFAGFNLGAGSSSDKNKTSFRRNLRSDGTDRRRGGPARSSGPRRARGAPPSSSTKPGGESPGGESPPGESPGGESPAPGPSSSSPSPSGSPNPADYGADRGPARRARRPARVTVRFFDETAGKRLEKDHRSPVDVLRERTAAMNLRSTGGSTASSQNHAPDAFDARSSFANHPSRGSPSGRAKANVNPEHASAATREKDEGNEHFRAGRYAAAFASYTRAIEIESTRRDRGSSRGVGTGRDVAVCYANRAATRLMLAAESTAAGGGGVRRGVVGKNVNGDENKNKNAAAETRLALADCRAALRADAGFDRARLRAGTCLVRLGAFAAAEAEFNLVRSHPEACELAGEAARARRAVDALRAETLPWLRRRAIRGVAEGAETARRVAVGRNTGQNGHKNGHKNGRTNGSSDVRVAAERTVQVVAPLRRLAPHCAVVAEAHARASLCVGAFAEATRAADEDGFGGAIDETSGLFDEDAVDEAGGVGPDVAGSNPASSKTNKQTTTDGWRRVVRALAHFARGNPGACVDELAGLSASFEKTKDVRDGVRSGDVHDEETASLAALRRVATSQDAHKRAGNDAFRAGRFDDAVARYASAIDAAFQDDVSVKTSKETSPDGTPDDDSYDVGCMGAASVCFAALCLCNSAAAAQGAGDLLDALAYCGGALALNPARGKSTLRRAQVSTSLRLSSDAIGDYRALVRLLEGASGKVSDSSGRVSDSLSDAGAGVDVESHLAAAKAALRELAGNRSDDPPDHYATLGLVPPDVTVADRVNRTRRVQQTDVRRAYRALALRHHPDKSLKTFLGSNILGAACGIWPGWDSNRRVDDACPSPHELIRADADRIFKLLGEANARLSDPATRAAYDADEIARANSRAGSSDRTRRGGSGFDPRGGHGGAGSRSSTRGRGGDAGGWRGKGAGREDGHAGRGGDRFNNNFGGGGRGRGGRGGRRWDGFGASYGF; from the exons ATgtcggagggcggcgcgcggcgacgcgcgagcgggggCTCGCACCTGGAGCGGATGGCGTCCCTCGTCGACTACAGCAGCAGCGACGAatcggacggcgacgcgtggcATCCGAGCCACGACCGCGGCACCGAACGTCGTCCGCCCGACCCGGTACCCCCCACTGCCGCCCCGACCACCcacccgcctccgccgttcgccgcgcggagtccgagtcctcccgcgccgtcggaggcgtcgccgatggACGTCGGATCCCCGGGGACGGACAACCGCGGGTCCCGATCCCCGGGGGAAATCGAAACCGATCCgctcccgacgacgacgacgattcatacgacgacgacgcatacgacgacgactcgtaCGACGACTCATACGACGATGAGATtcaacctcggcgcgtcgccgtcgccgcgtcaccccacgcggcgacggtcagAAACGGTCAGAAAcggtccgcgctcgcccgggTCCGGGGCACTCggggcgtccgccgcgtccaggctGGCGtccaggcgcgcggcgaacagacgcgcggcggccgtcggATCGGAGGgattcgccgcgtcgtcgtttgcATCGCCAAACACAAAGTTCGATCAGACGCAAACGACGGCGAGccccaaggaggaggcgactTTTTCGGGAACGCCGgagtcgcccccgccgttcGATTTTTTCTCCCCgggaggcgtcgacgcgtccgggggacgtcgccgtccgggctccggcgccgcggggttcgccgcctcgccgccgttctcGCCGAATCTTTTTTCGCCAAATCTTTTTTCTCCAAATCTTTCTTCGCCAAATCCTTCCCCGTTGTCGCCAAACGCAAACGCGAACGCGAATCCGTTCTCTCCGAACGCGTCTTTCGCGTCCGACGTTTCGAGCGGAACGCCTCTCGCGCCCGGAACcttcgcgatgggcgcgtccgcgtcgtcgtcgtccaatcGACGGACGCCGACCGGCAAGAACGGCGGCAAGAACGGCGGTAGGAACGGCGGTAAGAAGAACGGGGAcgaggggacgcgcgcgaggaccgcgaggaCGTTCGAGTttaccccgccgccgccgccgccgggatcgggctcgtcgttcacccccgcggcgtctgccggatccgcgccgccgccggcgacgatgccggaCCTGAACTTTGCGGGGTTtaacctcggcgccgggtcgtcgtcggataAGAATAAGACGTCTTTCCGGAGAAACCTCCGATCGGACGGGACCGATCGCCGACGGGGCGGgcccgcgcgatcgtccgggccgagacgcgcgcgaggtgcgccgccgtcgtcgtcgacgaagccggggggtgagtcaccggggggtgagtcaccgcccggtgagtcaccgggggGTGAGTCACCAGCCCCtggcccgtcgtcgtcgtcgccgtcgccgtcggggtcgcCAAACCCCGCGGATTacggcgcggaccgcgggcccgcgcgccgcgcgcgaaggcCCGCGAGGGTGACGGTTCGTTTCTTCGACGAAACGGCTGGAAAACGGCTGGAAAAGGACCACCGGAGCCCCGTGGACGTGCTCAGGGAGAgaaccgcggcgatgaacctGCGTTCAACCGGCGGTTCAACCGCTTCGTCCCAAAACCACGCacccgacgccttcgacgcgcgttcgtccTTCGCGAATCATCCGTCCCGCGGATCGCCGTCCGggcgcgccaaggcgaacGTAAATCCCGaacacgcgagcgcggcaaCTCGCGAGAAGGACGAGGGCAACGAACACTTTCGcgcg GGACgatacgccgccgcgttcgcgagctACACCCGCGCAATCGAAATCGAATCGACGCGTCGTGATCGCGGATCATCACGCGGGGTGGGTaccggccgcgacgtcgccgtgtgCTACGCGAACAGGGCGGCGACCAGGCTCATGCTCGCAGCGGaatcgaccgccgcggggggcggcggcgttcgccggggcgtcgtcggtaaAAACGTTAACGGAGACGAAAACAAAAACAAAAACGCagcggcggagacgaggcTCGCTCTGGCGGActgccgcgcggcgctccgcgcggacgccggcttCGACCGCGCCAGGCTCCGCGCGGGCACGTGCCTggtgcgcctcggcgccttcgccgcggctgaggcgGAGTTTAACCTCGTCCGGAGTCACCCGGAGGCTTGCGAGTTGGctggggaggcggcgagggcgaggcgagcggtggacgcgttgaGGGCTGAGACGCTCCCGTGGCTGAGACGACGCGCGATTCGCGGCGtggccgagggtgccgagacggcgcggcgcgtcgccgtcggtcgAAACACCGGACAAAACGGCCATAAAAACGGCCATAAAAACGGCCGTACAAACGGTTCATCCGatgttcgcgtcgcggcggagaggacgGTCCAAGTCGTCGCTCCgctgcgtcgcctcgcgccgcactGCGCCGTCGTGgccgaggcgcacgcgagggcgtcgctgTGCGTCGGTGccttcgccgaggcgacgcgcgcggcggacgaggacggcttcgggggcgcgatcgacgaaACCTCGGGGTTGTttgacgaggacgccgtcgacgaggcgggcggcgtcggtccggacgtcgcgggttcgaacccggcgtcgtcgaagacAAACAAACAAACAACCACCGACGGttggcgccgcgtcgtccgcgcgctggcgcactTCGCGAGGGGAAACCCCGGGGcctgcgtcgacgagctcgcgggtctGAGCGCCTCTTTTGAAAAAACCAAAGACGTTCGCGACGGGGTTCGATCCGGCGACGTTCACGACGAGGAAACGgcatccctcgccgccctgcgacgcgtcgcgacaTCGCAGGACGCTCATAAGCGAGCCGGCAACGACGCGTTTCGCGCCGGCaggttcgacgacgcggtcgcgcgatACGCGTCGGCCATCGACGCTGCGTTTCAAGACGACGTTTCCGTTAAAACTTCAAAAGAAACTTCTCCGGATGGTACTCCCGACGACGATTCATACGACGTCGGGTGcatgggcgcggcgtccgtgtgcttcgccgcgctctgcCTGTGCaacagcgccgccgcggcgcagggcgcgggtgatctcctcgacgcgctcgcgtatTGCGGGGGAGCGTTGGCGCTCAATCCCGCGCGAGGAAAATCGACGCTTCGCAGGGCTCAGGTTTCGACGTCGCTCCGGCTCTCGTCCGACGCGATTGGCGATTACCGAGCGCTCGTGCGGTTGCTCGAGGGTGCGTCTGGAAAGGTTTCTGATTCTTCTGGAAGGGTTTCTGATTCGCTgtcggacgcgggcgccggcgtcgacgtcgaatcgcacctcgccgccgcgaaggcggcgctgcGCGAACTCGCCGGGAATCGATCCGACGACCCCCCGGATCACTACGCCACCCTCGGGCTCGTACCACccgacgtcaccgtcgccgaccgGGTCaaccgaacgcgtcgcgtgcAGCAGACGGACGTTCGACGCGCGTACCGAGCGCTCGCGCTTCGTCACCACCCCGACAAATCTTTAAAAACCTTTTTAGGTTCAAacatcctcggcgcggcgtgcgggATTTGGCCGGGGTGGGATTCGAACCgacgcgtggacgacgcgtgccCGAGCCCCCACGAGCTCatacgcgccgac